Proteins found in one Erythrobacter sp. KY5 genomic segment:
- a CDS encoding dihydroorotase family protein → MKQARPLTITGGKLVTPGGVEAGALRMADGLIEAVGADISARDGDEVIDAKGKLIAPGIVDFGVFAVDKPAFHFGGITRAALMPDQSPPLDYPSRVNYIAKSGKPDLWVHPLAAATRGLEGAELAEIALMRDAGARGVATGRKWIADSGVMLRLCQYAAMLGLVVVAHAEDSGIAGEAAATAGEVATRLGLPSAPAEAETLALARDIAIAEMSGARVHFRQVTTAAGFDLMRAAKGRGLAVTCGITPAHFMLSDLATADFRTFTRLSPPLRSEADRQAARAAIADGTVDVIASGHDPRGPEDKRLPFADAAPGMAGAETLLAMVLGLVRDEVIDLSRAFDLLAANPATLLGVQAGVLEVGREADVAVIDPDAPWFVDRTKMEATADNTPFDRQGAQGRVRALIKGGVAVEL, encoded by the coding sequence ATGAAGCAGGCACGGCCCCTTACCATCACAGGCGGCAAGCTCGTCACGCCCGGCGGCGTCGAAGCGGGCGCACTGCGCATGGCCGACGGCCTGATCGAGGCTGTGGGCGCTGACATCAGCGCCCGCGATGGCGACGAAGTGATCGACGCCAAGGGCAAGCTGATTGCGCCCGGCATCGTGGATTTCGGTGTCTTCGCGGTCGACAAGCCTGCCTTCCATTTTGGTGGTATAACGCGCGCGGCGTTGATGCCTGACCAGTCCCCGCCGCTCGATTATCCGAGCCGGGTCAACTACATCGCCAAGAGCGGGAAGCCTGACCTGTGGGTTCATCCGCTTGCCGCCGCGACACGCGGGCTCGAAGGGGCCGAACTCGCCGAGATTGCACTGATGCGCGATGCGGGCGCGCGCGGTGTTGCGACCGGGCGCAAGTGGATCGCCGATAGCGGCGTCATGCTGCGCCTGTGCCAGTACGCCGCGATGCTGGGCCTCGTCGTGGTCGCCCATGCCGAGGATAGCGGGATCGCGGGCGAAGCCGCCGCCACCGCAGGCGAGGTCGCAACGCGGCTTGGTCTCCCAAGCGCGCCTGCCGAGGCCGAGACGCTGGCGCTTGCGCGCGATATTGCGATTGCCGAGATGAGCGGGGCGAGGGTGCATTTCCGGCAGGTGACGACCGCCGCTGGCTTCGACCTCATGCGCGCGGCCAAGGGTCGCGGCTTGGCGGTCACATGCGGTATTACGCCTGCGCATTTCATGCTGTCCGACCTCGCGACAGCCGACTTCCGTACATTCACACGCCTCTCGCCGCCCTTGCGCAGCGAGGCCGACCGGCAGGCTGCGCGCGCGGCGATTGCCGATGGCACGGTGGACGTCATCGCTAGCGGCCACGATCCGCGCGGGCCAGAGGACAAGCGGCTCCCCTTCGCCGATGCGGCGCCCGGCATGGCAGGAGCAGAGACGCTGCTCGCCATGGTGCTGGGGCTGGTTCGCGATGAGGTGATCGACCTGAGCCGCGCCTTCGACCTGCTCGCCGCCAATCCTGCGACCCTGCTTGGCGTACAAGCCGGGGTGCTCGAAGTCGGGCGAGAGGCAGATGTGGCGGTCATCGATCCTGACGCGCCCTGGTTTGTCGACCGAACCAAGATGGAAGCCACCGCGGACAACACACCTTTCGACCGGCAAGGCGCGCAAGGCCGGGTGAGGGCGCTTATCAAGGGCGGTGTCGCGGTTGAGCTTTGA